Proteins encoded by one window of Parabacteroides sp. FAFU027:
- a CDS encoding Gfo/Idh/MocA family protein: MKQKIRWGILSTAKIATEKVIPAIQQGEYSEVVAICSRDITKAQEVAGNLNIGKYYGSYEELLQDPDIDAVYNPLPNHMHVPWTIKALEAGKHVLCEKPIGLNTEDARKLVDETLKYPHLKVMEAFMYRFHPQWHQVLSLIRNGVIGEVRSVHTIFSYYNDDPANIRNQMGIGGGALMDIGCYCISFPRFIYGEEPEAVTGLMDTDPQMHTDRLTSGLMKFSSGKSASFTCSTQLFSFQRTVISGTNGQINIKIPVNAPPAGTTTIELINNDGVKEFSFTPVDQYTLEADAFSLAILEDKPVPTPLDDAIGNMKVIDAIIESVKENRWINIS, encoded by the coding sequence ATGAAACAAAAAATCAGATGGGGCATATTAAGCACTGCTAAAATTGCAACAGAGAAAGTAATTCCCGCTATTCAGCAAGGTGAATATTCCGAAGTAGTGGCTATCTGTTCACGCGACATAACCAAGGCTCAGGAAGTAGCCGGAAATTTAAATATCGGGAAATATTACGGTAGTTACGAAGAGCTGTTGCAGGATCCGGATATCGATGCCGTTTACAATCCGCTCCCGAACCACATGCACGTCCCCTGGACAATCAAGGCGCTTGAAGCCGGAAAGCATGTATTGTGCGAGAAGCCTATCGGGCTTAATACGGAAGATGCAAGAAAACTGGTGGATGAAACACTGAAGTATCCTCATCTGAAAGTGATGGAAGCCTTCATGTATCGCTTTCACCCGCAGTGGCATCAGGTGTTATCCCTCATCAGGAATGGGGTCATCGGAGAAGTCCGATCGGTTCACACCATCTTTTCCTATTACAACGACGATCCGGCAAACATCCGTAACCAGATGGGAATAGGCGGGGGGGCTTTAATGGATATCGGTTGTTACTGTATATCCTTCCCCCGGTTTATTTATGGAGAGGAACCGGAAGCAGTTACGGGTTTGATGGATACGGATCCTCAAATGCATACTGACCGGCTTACCTCTGGTCTGATGAAATTCTCTTCCGGTAAATCGGCCTCTTTTACCTGTTCTACCCAGTTGTTCTCTTTCCAGCGAACCGTCATATCGGGTACAAACGGACAAATCAATATTAAGATCCCGGTCAATGCTCCACCTGCCGGAACCACAACAATAGAGCTGATCAATAACGATGGAGTTAAGGAGTTTTCGTTTACACCGGTGGATCAATACACGCTTGAGGCAGACGCCTTTTCCCTGGCAATACTGGAGGATAAGCCTGTACCCACGCCATTGGATGATGCGATTGGCAACATGAAAGTGATCGATGCAATCATTGAAAGTGTAAAAGAAAACAGGTGGATAAATATAAGTTGA
- a CDS encoding AraC family transcriptional regulator, with amino-acid sequence MNGIWQKAGQVTPQPPLRSHSVLILGDKCDYGQLINERLESDFVVKKVDSVSMALDILQNEGTDILIVCERKPGQDLKVLCKSIKTNKTTHHIGIIVISDSMILEHQIEFYNCDIDALFTYPIDLRLVVVMIGNLLRKGKIKSELLNRGDRASVNIPLKKHLTGDEAFITKAAGIIEANLNNRDFGFDQFAESMKISKSTLHRKMIELTDMSPVSFILDVRLKHSSGLLLNTSDSVQQIASAVGYNDPKYFSRSFKALFGKTPRDYRKTHCQ; translated from the coding sequence ATGAATGGTATATGGCAAAAGGCCGGACAGGTAACTCCGCAACCTCCTCTAAGGAGCCATTCGGTTTTGATCCTGGGGGATAAATGTGATTACGGGCAATTGATTAATGAGAGGCTGGAATCAGACTTTGTCGTAAAAAAGGTGGATAGCGTTTCCATGGCTCTGGATATTCTTCAAAACGAAGGGACGGATATCTTAATCGTGTGTGAAAGAAAGCCTGGACAGGATTTAAAGGTCCTCTGCAAGTCTATAAAAACAAATAAAACTACTCATCATATCGGCATCATTGTAATTTCAGATTCAATGATTCTTGAGCATCAGATCGAGTTTTATAATTGTGACATTGATGCTTTATTTACCTATCCGATAGATCTCCGATTGGTGGTAGTGATGATTGGAAATCTACTCCGGAAAGGAAAAATTAAATCTGAATTATTGAATAGAGGGGATAGAGCCAGTGTTAATATTCCCTTGAAGAAACATCTGACGGGTGATGAGGCTTTTATCACGAAAGCAGCCGGAATAATTGAAGCCAATCTGAATAACCGGGATTTTGGTTTTGACCAGTTTGCTGAAAGTATGAAAATCTCTAAATCTACACTTCATCGGAAGATGATAGAGCTGACAGATATGTCTCCGGTATCATTTATTTTAGATGTTAGGTTAAAGCATTCATCCGGTCTTTTACTGAATACATCAGACTCTGTTCAGCAGATTGCATCGGCTGTCGGGTATAATGATCCGAAGTATTTTTCCAGGTCATTTAAGGCATTATTTGGAAAAACACCCCGGGATTACAGAAAAACACATTGCCAATAA
- a CDS encoding aldose 1-epimerase family protein has protein sequence MMIQLENEQIKASVLALGAELRSLVDKKSGKEWMWQADPAFWGKTSPILFPIVGALKGNAYQYEGKSYNLPRHGFAREMNFDVRKQEGDSAVFGLSSTEETRSLFPFDFDLEVEYILVGAALRVEYRVKNSSVYKPMWFSLGAHPAFAIEVNEDKVYSDYQLWLEQDEVLNIHPLQGNQLLRKTEVVPLENGVLPLSYPLFYNDALVMTDMKSQRIVLQNSKDDQKLTFSFSNFPHFGIWAVKDADFVCLEPWSGVADFEDHDGELTRKFGINQLGPGESWTAEWKVEID, from the coding sequence ATGATGATACAGTTAGAAAACGAACAAATCAAAGCGTCAGTATTGGCACTGGGAGCCGAGCTGAGATCGTTGGTCGATAAAAAGAGTGGCAAAGAGTGGATGTGGCAGGCTGATCCAGCCTTTTGGGGAAAGACAAGTCCGATACTTTTCCCGATTGTGGGCGCATTAAAAGGAAATGCTTACCAGTATGAAGGAAAGAGTTACAATCTGCCCCGTCACGGTTTTGCCCGTGAGATGAATTTCGATGTGCGTAAACAAGAGGGGGATTCTGCGGTTTTCGGATTGAGTTCTACAGAAGAGACACGGTCATTGTTCCCGTTTGACTTTGACCTGGAGGTGGAGTATATCCTGGTGGGAGCAGCATTGCGTGTGGAATACCGGGTTAAGAACAGCTCCGTATATAAACCGATGTGGTTTTCTCTCGGCGCGCATCCGGCTTTTGCCATCGAGGTGAATGAGGATAAGGTTTATAGCGATTATCAGCTTTGGCTGGAACAGGATGAGGTGCTGAACATTCACCCGTTACAGGGTAACCAACTGCTCCGGAAAACAGAGGTGGTCCCGTTGGAAAACGGAGTCTTGCCCCTTTCTTATCCGTTGTTCTATAACGATGCTTTGGTGATGACTGATATGAAGAGTCAACGCATAGTCTTACAGAATAGTAAGGATGACCAGAAGCTGACTTTCAGCTTCAGTAACTTCCCTCATTTTGGAATCTGGGCGGTAAAGGATGCCGATTTTGTTTGTCTTGAACCCTGGTCGGGTGTGGCTGATTTTGAAGACCACGATGGAGAACTAACCCGGAAATTTGGTATCAACCAATTAGGACCAGGAGAAAGCTGGACTGCGGAGTGGAAGGTGGAAATTGATTGA
- a CDS encoding SusC/RagA family TonB-linked outer membrane protein, producing the protein MLLSSAQVLYAGETEVANQQVTQQQGQTVTGTVTDSKGEPLIGVNVSVKGTTKGTITDVNGKFTILVPNSSAILVFSYVGYTAKDVPVVSNKTLKIALVEDTKLMDEVVVVGYGTQKKASLTSAISQIKGEEAFKDRGLTNTAVALQGEVPGLVVTRSSTRPGSEGAALKIRGDISINGSSTPLVIIDGVPGSVDELNQMNPGDIENISVLKDASAAIYGARSAAGVVLVTTKRGKKGTAKITYNGSLSTTINGIQPPITTNSQWLDMWYDAQYRDAMANNPTLTAKEDIVKQLDWWIFKDGSVLGGVDANGTTYSRDVLWNALRNGETLTLTNSGKTYRYEPNHYLMNELYGQASTKKHAINVSGGDDKFSYMASLGYSDAQSQLKVAEDGEKKYSGRLNVDYQATKLLKIETGMAYEKRDILTPSTDVGSGYFDPWFWPIYTPKGNFYDTFGNRNPVGGLVGGGQINTGYITSRNNLKATLDLSALVSGLTLSGTAGYKTVEKNIQTLKQKIQYYDWADVATTNRQSPGSLSENLNKWENKTLGGFVNYDSRFSKVHHVTGMLGVTAEEENFKSVTAARNLGPLYEGSGLVDLSVMTNGTEDTKNTAIGGQTSWGLFSYVTRLDYSFMDKYLIGFLGRRDGSSKLYPDQRWKNFYSLSGGWVISNESFMKSFEFLDFLKLRYNYGKTGNVDGIDNYESYATLTTPSSTYFGVGTLAGQTALALSKMTSSTRTWETIINHDAGLDFTFLKNRLSGSFDYFSRTNDGMFISVSYPSILGTTPPTTNNGKLRTNGWEFALNWRDKIGNVTYNIGGSLSDASTELLELTNNQNVPSPGKNVNRLIGKPLNAIYVYKTNGVFQTQTEADSYYETYYWTDATHTAVKSGNIIPAPAAKGTNRLRAGARKLVDVDGDGVITQKDLVYAGDAAPHMTFGIKAGLEWKGIDVQAFFQGVGKQSVLRSGNLYAPWVTNYMLQNSTFMGKTWTEDNPNAQFAVASRDANFNKWNYENRDVSVQNSSYIRLKSLVVGYTIPPVLTKKLSLNKVRVYFSGDDLWEWSKIKDGYDPEYGESSNNTFPFSRLLSCGLDVTF; encoded by the coding sequence ATGTTACTCTCTTCAGCTCAGGTATTGTATGCCGGAGAAACTGAAGTCGCTAATCAGCAAGTAACTCAACAGCAGGGACAGACTGTGACCGGAACCGTGACTGACTCAAAAGGAGAGCCGCTTATCGGCGTAAACGTATCGGTAAAAGGTACCACAAAAGGCACCATTACAGATGTAAACGGTAAGTTTACAATACTAGTGCCTAACTCAAGTGCAATATTAGTTTTTTCGTATGTAGGATATACGGCTAAGGACGTACCAGTTGTAAGTAATAAAACGTTGAAGATAGCCCTGGTCGAAGATACCAAGCTAATGGATGAAGTGGTTGTTGTCGGTTATGGAACGCAGAAGAAAGCCTCTCTGACCAGTGCGATCTCACAAATTAAAGGAGAGGAGGCTTTCAAAGACAGGGGCCTTACGAATACAGCAGTTGCACTTCAGGGAGAAGTACCGGGTTTGGTCGTTACCCGTAGTTCTACCCGTCCGGGTAGTGAAGGGGCGGCTTTGAAAATCCGCGGTGATATTTCTATCAATGGTAGTTCCACTCCCCTGGTTATTATAGATGGTGTACCTGGATCTGTGGATGAGCTTAATCAGATGAATCCCGGTGATATCGAGAATATTTCTGTACTAAAGGATGCTTCAGCAGCAATTTATGGTGCACGTTCAGCTGCCGGGGTAGTTTTAGTAACCACAAAACGTGGCAAAAAAGGTACAGCAAAAATTACCTATAACGGATCTCTAAGTACTACTATTAACGGAATTCAACCGCCTATAACCACGAACTCGCAATGGCTGGATATGTGGTATGATGCACAATATAGGGATGCAATGGCCAATAATCCAACTTTGACAGCGAAAGAAGATATCGTTAAACAATTAGACTGGTGGATATTCAAAGATGGCAGTGTATTGGGGGGAGTGGATGCTAACGGAACCACCTATTCCCGGGATGTGCTGTGGAATGCACTGCGTAACGGAGAAACCTTAACCCTGACCAACAGCGGCAAAACCTACCGTTATGAGCCAAATCACTATTTGATGAATGAGTTATACGGGCAGGCCAGTACGAAAAAACATGCAATCAATGTATCCGGTGGCGACGATAAGTTTAGCTATATGGCTTCTTTGGGGTATTCAGATGCCCAATCGCAATTAAAAGTGGCTGAGGATGGTGAGAAAAAATACAGCGGGCGTTTAAATGTGGATTACCAGGCTACCAAACTTCTTAAAATCGAAACAGGTATGGCTTATGAAAAACGCGATATCTTAACGCCAAGTACTGATGTGGGTTCAGGGTATTTCGATCCCTGGTTTTGGCCTATCTACACTCCAAAAGGAAACTTTTACGATACATTTGGTAACCGAAATCCGGTAGGAGGTCTTGTCGGTGGTGGCCAAATAAATACAGGATACATTACCTCCAGAAATAATCTGAAAGCAACATTGGATCTTTCTGCGTTGGTTTCTGGTCTCACCTTGTCAGGGACTGCCGGCTACAAGACAGTTGAAAAAAATATCCAAACCCTGAAACAGAAAATTCAATATTACGATTGGGCAGACGTAGCTACTACCAACAGACAATCCCCCGGATCACTTTCTGAGAATCTGAACAAGTGGGAAAATAAGACTCTTGGGGGATTTGTTAACTATGATAGCAGATTCAGTAAAGTACACCATGTCACAGGAATGTTGGGGGTGACAGCTGAAGAGGAAAATTTTAAAAGCGTAACGGCTGCTCGTAACCTGGGTCCTTTGTATGAAGGCTCTGGACTGGTAGACCTGAGCGTAATGACGAACGGCACTGAAGATACAAAGAATACAGCGATCGGAGGTCAGACTTCATGGGGATTATTTTCTTATGTAACACGCCTGGACTATAGTTTTATGGATAAATATCTTATCGGTTTCTTAGGCCGCCGTGATGGCTCATCCAAACTGTATCCTGACCAACGATGGAAAAATTTCTATTCACTATCGGGAGGATGGGTGATCAGTAATGAAAGCTTTATGAAAAGCTTTGAATTCCTTGATTTCCTGAAACTACGCTATAATTATGGAAAAACAGGGAATGTCGATGGTATTGATAATTATGAGTCTTACGCTACTTTAACAACGCCTTCAAGTACCTATTTTGGAGTAGGGACATTGGCTGGTCAAACTGCCTTGGCACTTAGCAAAATGACATCATCTACGCGTACTTGGGAGACCATCATCAATCACGATGCTGGATTGGATTTTACTTTCTTAAAAAATCGTTTGTCCGGCTCATTTGATTACTTTTCAAGAACGAATGATGGGATGTTTATTTCGGTGAGTTATCCTTCAATTCTTGGAACTACACCTCCAACGACAAATAATGGCAAATTACGCACCAATGGTTGGGAGTTTGCCCTCAACTGGAGAGATAAAATTGGAAACGTGACATACAATATTGGAGGGTCTCTTTCCGATGCCTCAACCGAACTACTTGAACTGACAAACAATCAAAATGTACCCAGCCCCGGTAAGAATGTCAATCGTTTGATCGGAAAACCACTCAATGCGATTTATGTTTACAAAACAAACGGAGTTTTCCAGACGCAGACGGAGGCAGACTCTTATTACGAAACTTACTACTGGACAGATGCTACACATACGGCAGTTAAATCAGGAAATATCATTCCAGCTCCAGCTGCAAAAGGAACCAATCGCCTTCGTGCAGGAGCTCGTAAGTTAGTGGATGTAGATGGTGACGGGGTTATAACTCAAAAAGATTTGGTGTATGCCGGAGATGCGGCTCCTCACATGACATTTGGTATTAAAGCCGGACTCGAATGGAAAGGCATTGATGTGCAGGCCTTCTTCCAGGGAGTCGGGAAACAGTCCGTGTTGCGGTCTGGTAACCTTTATGCACCATGGGTAACGAATTATATGCTGCAAAATAGCACTTTCATGGGTAAAACGTGGACAGAGGATAATCCGAATGCGCAATTTGCAGTGGCTTCACGAGATGCGAACTTCAATAAATGGAATTACGAAAATAGAGACGTCAGTGTACAAAATTCATCCTATATTAGATTGAAATCACTGGTCGTAGGTTACACTATTCCACCGGTATTAACCAAGAAACTCTCCCTCAATAAAGTCAGGGTATATTTCTCAGGTGATGACTTGTGGGAGTGGAGCAAAATAAAAGACGGCTATGATCCGGAATATGGAGAGTCATCTAATAATACTTTCCCTTTTAGCCGCTTGTTATCCTGTGGTTTAGATGTAACGTTTTAG
- a CDS encoding glycosyl hydrolase family 28 protein — translation MKKYTILLFVSLFTIVGAAQQLVIHPVPNGLLYSRHNDDYTVQVRQKGGEWQDLFEYKVQVDLDNVQDASMVQFDFAGSVEVKVRKNNGTLSDVRIRPTSSGISPTRTEGNTFYFTLDKPQKLSIETNGDTRHNLHLFANPVETNVPKADDPDVIYFGPGIHKPKDVPGDAFVIPSNKTVYLAGGAVLQGKLLCNQVENVKICGRGIIDQPVRGVEITHSKNISIDGITVFNPKHYTVYLGESNQISITNLKSFSSKGWADGIDMMSCSEVRIADVFLRTSDDCIAVYGHRWNFYGSARNVIVSNSVLWADVAHPTNIGLHGDTSHEGDTIENISFHNIDILEHDEDDRNYQGCMAISCGDYNLVRNVRYEDIRIDNFEEGQLFNLRVVENPKYTTGPGRGIENVIFRNISYTGSGANPSLIQGFSKDKMIRNVAFKNLRINNEVILDPVTAGIRVGEFVTGLSFEK, via the coding sequence ATGAAGAAATATACTATACTATTATTTGTATCACTGTTTACAATTGTTGGGGCAGCCCAACAGTTGGTAATACATCCTGTTCCTAACGGATTATTATATTCCCGCCATAATGACGACTACACCGTACAGGTACGTCAGAAAGGAGGGGAGTGGCAGGATCTTTTTGAATACAAAGTTCAGGTTGATCTGGACAATGTACAGGATGCATCGATGGTGCAATTCGATTTTGCCGGTAGTGTTGAGGTGAAGGTGCGTAAAAACAACGGAACATTGTCCGATGTGCGTATCCGCCCTACATCTTCAGGTATAAGTCCAACCCGAACCGAAGGAAACACATTCTACTTTACTCTGGATAAACCTCAGAAACTTTCCATTGAAACCAACGGCGATACCCGTCACAACCTGCATCTTTTTGCCAATCCGGTTGAGACCAATGTTCCTAAAGCAGATGATCCGGATGTGATCTATTTCGGGCCGGGGATCCACAAACCGAAAGATGTGCCGGGAGATGCATTTGTTATTCCTTCCAATAAAACCGTATATCTGGCCGGAGGAGCCGTGCTTCAGGGGAAGTTACTCTGTAATCAGGTAGAAAACGTAAAAATATGTGGCCGGGGTATCATAGATCAACCGGTTCGTGGAGTGGAAATCACCCATTCCAAAAATATATCCATAGACGGTATCACGGTATTTAATCCAAAACATTATACGGTTTATCTGGGTGAATCGAATCAAATCTCTATAACTAATCTGAAAAGCTTCAGTTCCAAAGGATGGGCCGATGGAATAGATATGATGAGTTGTTCGGAGGTAAGAATTGCTGACGTGTTTCTCCGTACCTCTGATGATTGCATCGCCGTTTATGGGCACCGTTGGAATTTTTACGGGAGCGCCCGGAATGTAATTGTTTCAAATTCAGTTTTGTGGGCCGATGTCGCTCATCCTACCAATATAGGATTGCATGGAGATACCAGTCATGAAGGAGATACGATAGAAAATATTTCATTCCATAATATTGATATACTAGAACACGATGAGGATGACCGGAATTATCAGGGATGTATGGCAATTAGTTGTGGGGATTATAATCTTGTAAGAAATGTCCGGTACGAAGATATCCGGATAGATAATTTTGAGGAAGGACAGCTTTTCAATCTGCGAGTGGTAGAAAATCCGAAATATACTACAGGGCCTGGCCGGGGAATTGAAAATGTCATTTTTCGAAATATTTCCTATACTGGTAGTGGGGCAAATCCTTCCCTGATTCAAGGATTTAGTAAAGATAAAATGATTCGGAATGTGGCTTTTAAGAATCTGAGGATTAATAACGAAGTTATATTAGATCCTGTTACTGCCGGTATCCGGGTTGGTGAATTTGTGACTGGTTTGAGTTTTGAAAAATGA
- a CDS encoding LamG-like jellyroll fold domain-containing protein — protein sequence MKKIYPLMARMAFIASLLLLCPALTRAQYPEITADANTVLLEHFNQSTAGTLKSALTYSTSLDGLGDAADFTNNNFVRYPASTSELSNAATIEFWVKPTAYNFGLVCINWSNTTTAPGGGYVFHSSINADGKITTSSWNGHGDGSLTGNTVLPLNAWTHVAISWASGSTKIYINGKVDAQMATSINPSINSSSYVYLPYWGNSNAVTIDELHISKVQRTDAEIASRIPVFFSETQSDANSVILDHFNQTTTGTVTNTLNYSSSLNGLGKAANFTNNSFVRYPATTSSLTNAATIEFWVKPESYNYGLVCINWTNTTVKPSAGYVFHSSVNEFGKITMSSWNGAGGGGLTGNTVLPLNTWTHVALSWGAGSSKIYINGRLDAQSSVSIAPSVNSTSYVYLPYWGNANPVTIDELHVSKVQRADSEIASRIPIATSVISYVKKRVSVYPNPATDVLYISAVDAGTRVKVSSLDGQVLINTVLNGNQLNISGLTAGVYLLRLDNVADVSSVKFIKQ from the coding sequence ATGAAAAAAATCTACCCGTTAATGGCCAGAATGGCCTTTATTGCATCATTGTTATTACTATGTCCGGCATTGACCCGTGCGCAATACCCTGAAATCACGGCGGATGCCAATACCGTGTTGCTGGAGCATTTCAACCAATCCACAGCCGGTACATTAAAATCTGCGCTTACCTATTCCACCAGTCTGGACGGACTGGGAGACGCTGCTGATTTTACCAACAATAACTTTGTACGTTATCCGGCTTCCACATCAGAACTGTCCAATGCAGCCACCATTGAATTTTGGGTGAAGCCTACTGCCTATAATTTCGGACTGGTCTGTATCAACTGGAGCAATACGACTACGGCTCCCGGAGGCGGATATGTGTTTCATTCATCCATTAATGCGGATGGAAAGATTACGACTTCCAGTTGGAACGGGCATGGTGACGGTTCGCTTACCGGCAACACCGTATTGCCATTGAATGCGTGGACGCATGTGGCCATCAGTTGGGCAAGCGGTTCTACCAAAATTTATATTAACGGGAAGGTGGATGCTCAGATGGCGACATCGATTAATCCGTCTATTAATAGCAGTAGCTATGTTTATTTGCCTTACTGGGGAAATAGCAATGCGGTTACGATTGACGAGCTGCATATCTCGAAAGTGCAGCGGACCGATGCCGAGATTGCGAGCCGTATTCCGGTCTTCTTCAGTGAAACGCAATCAGATGCCAATTCGGTAATCCTAGATCACTTTAACCAGACTACTACCGGTACGGTAACCAATACACTGAACTATTCTTCCAGTCTGAACGGGTTGGGAAAAGCAGCCAATTTTACCAATAATAGTTTTGTGCGTTACCCGGCGACTACTTCAAGTCTGACAAACGCAGCAACGATAGAGTTTTGGGTAAAACCGGAATCATACAATTACGGTTTGGTTTGTATCAACTGGACTAATACGACTGTCAAACCATCGGCAGGGTATGTCTTTCATTCTTCTGTGAATGAGTTTGGGAAAATTACGATGTCGAGTTGGAACGGAGCAGGTGGAGGGGGACTGACCGGTAATACCGTTTTGCCGTTGAATACCTGGACGCACGTGGCCCTGAGTTGGGGAGCCGGATCGTCAAAGATTTATATCAACGGGAGATTGGATGCGCAATCGTCAGTATCCATTGCTCCATCGGTGAATAGTACCAGTTATGTTTACCTGCCTTATTGGGGAAATGCAAATCCTGTTACCATTGATGAATTGCATGTGTCGAAAGTCCAACGTGCTGATAGTGAGATCGCGTCGCGGATTCCGATTGCAACCTCTGTTATCTCATATGTAAAGAAAAGAGTGTCAGTTTATCCAAATCCGGCAACAGACGTTTTGTATATTAGTGCTGTTGACGCAGGTACCCGGGTGAAGGTATCCAGCCTGGATGGACAGGTGTTGATAAATACGGTGTTAAATGGCAATCAATTGAATATAAGTGGTCTTACAGCCGGAGTCTATTTGCTGAGATTGGATAACGTAGCAGACGTTAGTTCGGTGAAGTTTATTAAGCAGTAA